In one Streptomyces marincola genomic region, the following are encoded:
- a CDS encoding SAM-dependent methyltransferase, translated as MNTPPHAPSSIAANPAADAEIDVSVRNDARVWDHWLGGRHTFAVDRAAGNRLAMEFPGLLEKVRTTRHFLGRAVGHLAGEAGIDQFLDVGAGLPTSGSTHEVAGRAVPTARVVYVDNNPQVVRYARRILAGTRRDAVAYAEADLHRTEDVLAAAARTLDLSRPVALVLSGILGHAPTHEQACATVERLMAALPSGSYLLAHDMSDTLPDWCALQARHNSSNPFPYHLRSAERIAAYFAGLDLVPPGVVPVVSWRPDELDPYGPDWTALVTDIVGGVGRKP; from the coding sequence GTGAACACCCCTCCACACGCACCGAGTTCTATCGCAGCGAATCCGGCGGCGGACGCGGAGATCGACGTGTCCGTGCGCAACGACGCACGCGTCTGGGACCACTGGCTCGGCGGCCGGCACACCTTCGCCGTGGACCGGGCCGCGGGCAACCGGCTGGCCATGGAGTTTCCCGGCCTCCTCGAAAAGGTCAGGACGACCCGGCACTTCCTGGGGCGCGCGGTCGGCCACCTGGCCGGGGAGGCCGGCATCGACCAGTTCCTCGACGTCGGAGCGGGACTGCCCACGTCCGGCAGCACCCACGAGGTCGCCGGGCGCGCCGTTCCCACGGCGCGCGTCGTCTACGTCGACAACAATCCGCAGGTCGTGCGGTACGCGCGCCGCATCCTCGCCGGGACGCGAAGGGACGCCGTCGCCTACGCGGAGGCCGACCTCCACCGGACCGAGGACGTGCTGGCCGCCGCGGCCCGCACGCTCGACCTGTCCCGGCCGGTCGCCCTCGTCCTGAGCGGCATCCTCGGCCACGCCCCGACCCACGAGCAGGCGTGCGCGACCGTCGAGAGGCTGATGGCCGCGCTGCCCTCGGGCAGTTACCTGCTGGCCCACGACATGTCGGACACCCTGCCGGACTGGTGCGCCCTCCAGGCCCGGCACAACAGCTCCAATCCCTTCCCCTACCACCTGCGGTCCGCCGAGCGCATCGCCGCCTACTTCGCGGGGCTCGACCTCGTGCCGCCGGGCGTCGTCCCCGTGGTGTCGTGGCGACCGGACGAGCTGGACCCGTACGGGCCCGACTGGACCGCGCTCGTGACCGACATCGTGGGCGGCGTCGGGCGCAAGCCCTGA
- a CDS encoding nuclear transport factor 2 family protein, with protein sequence MDTAAVRIPGDTGHLDPAFLADRAAIQDLVVGFALYFDAGDFEGLAELLTEDACYEILSAPEGTPSLAVSREEIIRVMSGIWQHNLDTLRGFQRHVTTNVLVTRLDAEQAEARSLLTSTFAHEDGRHEVRRTGAYVDILRKRDGRWRLHHRRLHLRQVPSPAAAPASA encoded by the coding sequence ATGGACACAGCAGCCGTGCGCATCCCCGGCGACACCGGGCACCTCGACCCGGCGTTCCTGGCAGACCGGGCCGCGATCCAGGACCTCGTCGTCGGGTTCGCCCTGTACTTCGACGCCGGTGACTTCGAGGGCCTCGCGGAGCTGCTGACCGAGGACGCGTGCTACGAGATCCTGTCGGCGCCCGAGGGGACCCCGTCCCTCGCCGTCTCGCGCGAGGAGATCATCCGCGTGATGTCCGGCATCTGGCAGCACAACCTGGACACGCTGCGCGGTTTCCAGCGGCACGTCACGACCAACGTCCTGGTGACCCGCCTCGACGCGGAGCAGGCCGAGGCGCGTTCCCTGCTCACCTCCACGTTCGCCCACGAGGACGGACGCCACGAGGTGCGGCGCACCGGCGCCTACGTGGACATCCTGCGGAAGCGGGACGGCCGCTGGCGCCTGCACCACCGGCGCCTCCACCTCAGGCAGGTGCCGTCCCCGGCCGCCGCGCCCGCGTCCGCCTGA
- a CDS encoding VOC family protein, with protein MPVQRMDNVAIVVDDLDAAAAFFTAPGPEVEGRARVEGPWADGAVGLDGVESGIAMMRTPDGHGRLELTGYLAPAATRPGPEDPPPHTLGPHRVMFAVDDIDGTVARPRAHGAELLGGIARYEDAYRPCSLRGPAGIVVALAERTG; from the coding sequence ATGCCCGTTCAGCGGATGGACAACGTCGCCATCGTCGTCGACGACCTGGACGCGGCCGCCGCGTTCTTCACCGCTCCCGGCCCCGAAGTGGAGGGCAGGGCGCGCGTCGAGGGCCCCTGGGCGGACGGCGCCGTCGGACTCGACGGCGTCGAGAGCGGCATCGCGATGATGCGGACCCCCGACGGCCACGGCAGGCTGGAGCTGACCGGGTACCTCGCCCCCGCGGCCACCCGTCCCGGCCCGGAGGACCCGCCGCCCCACACGCTGGGCCCGCACCGCGTCATGTTCGCCGTCGACGACATCGACGGCACCGTCGCCCGCCCGCGCGCCCACGGCGCCGAACTCCTCGGCGGGATCGCGCGCTACGAGGACGCCTACCGGCCCTGCTCCCTGCGCGGCCCCGCGGGCATCGTCGTCGCCCTCGCCGAACGGACCGGCTGA
- a CDS encoding helix-turn-helix transcriptional regulator, giving the protein MRTSHRTTDAGGTTAGRRTATRPGAYGWPQERIPVTVHAQDPISREGVLSQLRRHPELELREAQDSPREDTPRGTVALLVVDTLDAAGLDRLRRAVRAEGARAVLVVRALRESALLDVMDCGVGAIVWRHEATGDRLARAVRAAARGGGDLPPDLLDRLIDRVGALHRSAPGRAGVPATGLTPRETDVLRLVADGLDTAEIAAALSCSERTVKNVVHGLTTRLRLRNRAHAVAWALREGHI; this is encoded by the coding sequence TTGCGCACTTCACACCGGACCACAGACGCGGGCGGCACGACGGCGGGCCGCCGCACGGCCACGCGGCCCGGGGCATACGGGTGGCCCCAGGAACGCATCCCCGTGACGGTGCACGCCCAGGACCCGATATCCCGCGAGGGCGTGCTCAGCCAGTTGCGCCGCCACCCCGAGTTGGAGCTCCGCGAGGCACAGGACTCCCCGCGGGAGGACACCCCGCGGGGAACGGTGGCCCTGCTCGTCGTGGACACCCTCGACGCCGCGGGACTCGACCGGCTGCGCCGGGCCGTGCGGGCCGAGGGGGCGCGCGCCGTTCTGGTCGTCCGCGCGCTGCGCGAGTCCGCGCTGCTCGACGTCATGGACTGCGGGGTCGGCGCCATCGTGTGGCGCCACGAGGCCACGGGGGACCGGCTCGCGCGCGCCGTGCGCGCGGCGGCCCGGGGCGGGGGCGACCTGCCGCCCGACCTCCTCGACCGGCTGATCGACCGGGTGGGCGCGCTCCACCGGTCCGCGCCCGGCCGGGCCGGCGTCCCCGCGACGGGGCTCACGCCGCGCGAGACGGACGTGCTGCGGCTGGTCGCCGACGGGCTCGACACGGCGGAGATCGCCGCCGCGCTCTCGTGCTCGGAACGGACCGTCAAGAACGTGGTGCACGGGCTCACCACCCGATTACGGCTCCGCAACCGGGCGCACGCGGTGGCCTGGGCACTGCGTGAGGGCCACATCTGA
- a CDS encoding methyltransferase domain-containing protein yields MYSTLAPERHRALGSGPRTRPFYDLLCRLPDDLPGRPARIVDLGCGTGELTSVLAGRWPDARITGLDISGASLAESGRWAGPTPGGGHLAFGAADIAEWVPKSPLDLVFSNAAIQWVPRHQDLFATWTRTLVPGGLFAFQVPDNAAARSHIVLREVCASPRWRERLGPEAVQVPETPSPAVYLDRLAGLGFAVDTWETTYSHILPAEDPFGSWVRGTGMRPLLAALADEPGAGEAFLADYRARLEAAYPAAPHGTVFTFRRVFVVARRVAAV; encoded by the coding sequence ATGTACTCCACCCTCGCGCCAGAACGCCACCGCGCCCTCGGCTCGGGCCCCCGCACCCGCCCCTTCTACGACCTGCTGTGCCGCCTGCCCGACGACCTGCCAGGACGCCCCGCGCGCATCGTCGACCTCGGCTGCGGCACCGGGGAACTCACCAGTGTCCTCGCCGGACGCTGGCCCGACGCGCGCATCACGGGACTCGACATCTCCGGGGCCTCCCTGGCCGAGTCCGGGCGCTGGGCGGGACCGACGCCGGGCGGCGGCCATCTCGCCTTCGGCGCCGCCGACATCGCGGAATGGGTCCCCAAGTCCCCCCTGGACTTGGTCTTCTCCAACGCCGCGATCCAGTGGGTGCCCCGGCACCAGGACCTGTTCGCCACATGGACGCGCACCCTCGTGCCCGGCGGCCTCTTCGCCTTCCAGGTCCCGGACAACGCCGCCGCCCGCAGCCACATCGTGCTGCGCGAGGTGTGCGCGAGCCCTCGGTGGCGGGAACGCCTCGGGCCCGAGGCGGTGCAGGTCCCCGAGACGCCGTCGCCCGCCGTCTACCTCGACCGGCTGGCCGGCCTCGGCTTCGCGGTGGACACCTGGGAGACGACGTACTCGCACATCCTGCCGGCGGAGGACCCGTTCGGGAGCTGGGTGCGCGGCACGGGCATGCGCCCGCTGCTGGCGGCGCTCGCCGACGAGCCGGGAGCGGGCGAGGCGTTCCTTGCCGACTACCGGGCCCGGCTGGAGGCCGCGTACCCCGCCGCGCCGCACGGGACCGTCTTCACGTTCCGCCGCGTCTTCGTGGTCGCCCGGCGCGTCGCCGCCGTGTGA
- a CDS encoding DIP1984 family protein — MKLAEALVLRADAARRVEQLRARVVGSARHQEGEAPAEDAAALLAEADLALDELESLIRRINRTNAATTIDRGTTLTDALARRDVLRLRHALVTSAADAASGRDQRGGMRQLRSELAMLSALPVPALRARADELAREIRQTDIAIQRTNWEADLLE; from the coding sequence GTGAAGCTGGCCGAAGCACTCGTGCTGCGCGCGGACGCCGCGCGCCGGGTCGAGCAGTTGCGCGCCCGGGTGGTGGGCAGCGCGCGCCATCAGGAGGGGGAGGCCCCCGCCGAGGACGCGGCGGCGCTGCTGGCCGAAGCCGACCTGGCGCTCGACGAGTTGGAAAGCCTGATCCGGCGGATCAACCGGACGAACGCCGCCACGACGATCGACAGGGGCACCACGCTCACCGACGCGCTCGCGCGCCGGGACGTGCTGCGCCTGCGGCACGCGCTGGTCACCTCGGCGGCCGACGCGGCGTCCGGGCGCGACCAGCGCGGCGGCATGCGGCAGTTGCGGTCGGAGCTCGCGATGCTCTCCGCGCTTCCCGTGCCCGCGCTGCGGGCCCGTGCGGACGAACTCGCGCGCGAGATCCGGCAGACCGACATCGCCATCCAGCGGACGAACTGGGAGGCCGACCTGCTGGAGTGA